Proteins encoded by one window of Cucurbita pepo subsp. pepo cultivar mu-cu-16 chromosome LG14, ASM280686v2, whole genome shotgun sequence:
- the LOC111809863 gene encoding uncharacterized protein LOC111809863 isoform X2, translating into MQPLPNLVITTSHSSSFIRQNPHSRERKKAQRREKAFDEFYAIFPRFNPKLHCTMILHLSSPWLTITRLPPPPKLIEPLASASNGTSVLMPLLLCSKSTRVRASLNASNIDGAAAFENPVSELLDDELIGVVSGAKDADEVLRLIADKSGRSGGTVSVPDCRLIIAAALKRNNSELALSVFYAMRSSFYEAWEGVNDNVSSVERWKWARPDVHVYTLLIQGLAASLRVSDALRIIEIICRVGVSPAEEVPFGKVVQCPSCMVAVAVAQPQHGIQIVSCAKCRYQYELISGNIVSIESEEISMDTPAWEKALRFLNVMKQKLPAAVHSIVVQTPSGVARTQKFATETADLPAREGERVTIAAAAPSNVYREVGPIKFSPKDPNLYSGEPMCLTNHSDGRESLLLRVPAKETSFLLKPSALFPLILLSVAGDAASGVLDPSLPRLLLVAGFASLAAGATLNSFILPQFNRLPQRSVDIIAIKQQLLSQYNVLQSRIRDLKLAAEKEVWMLARMCQLENKIFAVGEPSYRARRSRIKKVREGLENSLKQRIELIESYARISSMIEIEVEMESDVIAAEAASSVERVSEQIEQIMVLENLEERWRLQAEANDEAERLFNQSMPTEEV; encoded by the exons ATGCAGCCATTGCCCAACCTCGTCATCACGACCTCTCATTCCTCATCCTTTATCCGCCAAAATCCCCactctagagagagaaaaaaagcacagaggagagagaaagcatTCGACGAATTCTATGCCATTTTCCCTCGTTTCAATCCAAAGCTCCACTGTACAATGATTCTGCACTTGAGTTCACCATGGCTCACTATCACTCGCCTCCCTCCTCCTCCAAAACTCATCGAACCACTCGCCTCTGCAAGCAATGGCACTAGCGTCCTCATGCCTCTCCTTCTATGCTCCAAGTCGACACGAGTTAGAGCTTCTTTAAATGCCAGCAACATCGATGGCGCCGCAGCTTTTGAGAATCCTGTTTCGGAGTTACTCGACGACGAGCTGATTGGTGTTGTTTCGGGTGCTAAGGATGCCGATGAAGTGCTGCGGTTGATCGCCGATAAGTCAGGGAGAAGTGGAGGTACTGTGTCTGTTCCGGACTGTCGTTTGATTATTGCGGCTGCACTGAAGCGTAACAATTCGGAGCTTGCTCTGTCCGTGTTCTACGCAATGCGCTCCAGTTTCTATGAAG CATGGGAGGGTGTTAATGACAATGTTTCCTCTGTTGAGAGATGGAAATGGGCAAGGCCAGATGTCCATGTATATACATTGCTGATTCAAGGTCTTGCAGCATCCTTGAGGGTCTCTGATGCTCTTAGGATTATCGAGATTATTTGCCGAGTTGGTGTATCACCTGCTGAGGAG GTCCCATTTGGAAAGGTAGTGCAGTGTCCCAGTTGTATGGTAGCAGTAGCGGTTGCACAACCCCAGCACGGTATTCAG ATTGTATCCTGTGCAAAGTGCCGCTACCAATATGAACTTATTTCAGGAAATATAGTTAGTATTGAGTCAGAAGAAATTAG CATGGATACTCCAGCATGGGAAAAAGCACTCCGGTTCTTGAATGTAATGAAGCAAAAACTCCCTGCTGCTGTGCACTCCATTGTG GTACAAACTCCTTCTGGAGTAGCACGAACCCAGAAGTTTGCCACTGAAACAGCAGATCTTCCAGCACGAGAAGGAGAAAGGGTGACAATTGCTGCTGCAGCTCCATCAAATGTATACAGAGAAGTTGGTCCAATTAAATTTAGTCCAAAGGATCCAAATTTGTACTCTGGTGAGCCTATGTGCTTGACAAATCATTCAGATGGCCGAGAATCACTATTGCTAAGAGTGCCAGCAAAGGAAACCTCATTCTTACTTAAACCGTCAGCCCTCTTTCCACTCATACTTTTATCTGTCGCTGGAGATGCTGCCTCTGGAGTTCTTGACCCCAGCTTGCCTCGGTTGCTTTTAGTTGCTGGATTTGCTTCTCTAGCTGCAGGAGCTactttgaattcatttattttgccTCAATTCAATCGG CTTCCTCAACGATCAGTTGATATCATTGCCATCAAACAGCAGCTTTTATCTCAATATAATGTGCTTCAGTCTCGTATCAGGGATTTAAAACTAGCTGCTGAAAAGGAG GTATGGATGTTGGCTCGGATGTGCCAATTagagaataaaatttttgCCGTTGGAGAACCTTCTTACCG TGCACGTAGAAGTAGGATAAAAAAGGTGCGAGAAGGCTTGGAAAATTCCCTTAAGCAACGGATTGAACTAATAGAAAGCTATGCAAGG ATTTCCTCAATGATTGAGATAGAAGTTGAAATGGAGTCTGATGTTATAGCTGCTGAAGCAGCCAGCAGTGTG GAAAGGGTTTCTGAACAGATTGAGCAAATCATGGTGCTGGAAAATCTAGAAGAG
- the LOC111809863 gene encoding uncharacterized protein LOC111809863 isoform X1, with amino-acid sequence MQPLPNLVITTSHSSSFIRQNPHSRERKKAQRREKAFDEFYAIFPRFNPKLHCTMILHLSSPWLTITRLPPPPKLIEPLASASNGTSVLMPLLLCSKSTRVRASLNASNIDGAAAFENPVSELLDDELIGVVSGAKDADEVLRLIADKSGRSGGTVSVPDCRLIIAAALKRNNSELALSVFYAMRSSFYEVTAWEGVNDNVSSVERWKWARPDVHVYTLLIQGLAASLRVSDALRIIEIICRVGVSPAEEVPFGKVVQCPSCMVAVAVAQPQHGIQIVSCAKCRYQYELISGNIVSIESEEISMDTPAWEKALRFLNVMKQKLPAAVHSIVVQTPSGVARTQKFATETADLPAREGERVTIAAAAPSNVYREVGPIKFSPKDPNLYSGEPMCLTNHSDGRESLLLRVPAKETSFLLKPSALFPLILLSVAGDAASGVLDPSLPRLLLVAGFASLAAGATLNSFILPQFNRLPQRSVDIIAIKQQLLSQYNVLQSRIRDLKLAAEKEVWMLARMCQLENKIFAVGEPSYRARRSRIKKVREGLENSLKQRIELIESYARISSMIEIEVEMESDVIAAEAASSVERVSEQIEQIMVLENLEERWRLQAEANDEAERLFNQSMPTEEV; translated from the exons ATGCAGCCATTGCCCAACCTCGTCATCACGACCTCTCATTCCTCATCCTTTATCCGCCAAAATCCCCactctagagagagaaaaaaagcacagaggagagagaaagcatTCGACGAATTCTATGCCATTTTCCCTCGTTTCAATCCAAAGCTCCACTGTACAATGATTCTGCACTTGAGTTCACCATGGCTCACTATCACTCGCCTCCCTCCTCCTCCAAAACTCATCGAACCACTCGCCTCTGCAAGCAATGGCACTAGCGTCCTCATGCCTCTCCTTCTATGCTCCAAGTCGACACGAGTTAGAGCTTCTTTAAATGCCAGCAACATCGATGGCGCCGCAGCTTTTGAGAATCCTGTTTCGGAGTTACTCGACGACGAGCTGATTGGTGTTGTTTCGGGTGCTAAGGATGCCGATGAAGTGCTGCGGTTGATCGCCGATAAGTCAGGGAGAAGTGGAGGTACTGTGTCTGTTCCGGACTGTCGTTTGATTATTGCGGCTGCACTGAAGCGTAACAATTCGGAGCTTGCTCTGTCCGTGTTCTACGCAATGCGCTCCAGTTTCTATGAAG TTACAGCATGGGAGGGTGTTAATGACAATGTTTCCTCTGTTGAGAGATGGAAATGGGCAAGGCCAGATGTCCATGTATATACATTGCTGATTCAAGGTCTTGCAGCATCCTTGAGGGTCTCTGATGCTCTTAGGATTATCGAGATTATTTGCCGAGTTGGTGTATCACCTGCTGAGGAG GTCCCATTTGGAAAGGTAGTGCAGTGTCCCAGTTGTATGGTAGCAGTAGCGGTTGCACAACCCCAGCACGGTATTCAG ATTGTATCCTGTGCAAAGTGCCGCTACCAATATGAACTTATTTCAGGAAATATAGTTAGTATTGAGTCAGAAGAAATTAG CATGGATACTCCAGCATGGGAAAAAGCACTCCGGTTCTTGAATGTAATGAAGCAAAAACTCCCTGCTGCTGTGCACTCCATTGTG GTACAAACTCCTTCTGGAGTAGCACGAACCCAGAAGTTTGCCACTGAAACAGCAGATCTTCCAGCACGAGAAGGAGAAAGGGTGACAATTGCTGCTGCAGCTCCATCAAATGTATACAGAGAAGTTGGTCCAATTAAATTTAGTCCAAAGGATCCAAATTTGTACTCTGGTGAGCCTATGTGCTTGACAAATCATTCAGATGGCCGAGAATCACTATTGCTAAGAGTGCCAGCAAAGGAAACCTCATTCTTACTTAAACCGTCAGCCCTCTTTCCACTCATACTTTTATCTGTCGCTGGAGATGCTGCCTCTGGAGTTCTTGACCCCAGCTTGCCTCGGTTGCTTTTAGTTGCTGGATTTGCTTCTCTAGCTGCAGGAGCTactttgaattcatttattttgccTCAATTCAATCGG CTTCCTCAACGATCAGTTGATATCATTGCCATCAAACAGCAGCTTTTATCTCAATATAATGTGCTTCAGTCTCGTATCAGGGATTTAAAACTAGCTGCTGAAAAGGAG GTATGGATGTTGGCTCGGATGTGCCAATTagagaataaaatttttgCCGTTGGAGAACCTTCTTACCG TGCACGTAGAAGTAGGATAAAAAAGGTGCGAGAAGGCTTGGAAAATTCCCTTAAGCAACGGATTGAACTAATAGAAAGCTATGCAAGG ATTTCCTCAATGATTGAGATAGAAGTTGAAATGGAGTCTGATGTTATAGCTGCTGAAGCAGCCAGCAGTGTG GAAAGGGTTTCTGAACAGATTGAGCAAATCATGGTGCTGGAAAATCTAGAAGAG
- the LOC111810397 gene encoding uncharacterized protein LOC111810397, with translation MAAKPLTTEAIAVTEKKMDMALDDIIKMSKNTANKARKERRFSNKMQKFPNNATQDRPFFFGALAKRRSNFQGNQFALTTEVARRAVVAPTRPRAFYRRAPNWNKTRVDAPPVPRKPFNNRTFVPKVAAPAQPQTNATLRQRPQTNATQRQRPQTLDSLFANMKEQRLRVLSQRQNGAAQQRNGGRQQIPPWQRGRFGN, from the exons ATGGCGGCTAAACCACTTACTACTGAGGCTATTGCCGTAACTGAGAAGAAGATGGACATGGCTTTAG ACGATATTATCAAAATGTCCAAAAATACTGCAAATAAAGccaggaaggaaagaaggttTTCG AACAAAATGCAGAAATTTCCAAATAATGCTACTCAAGATAGACCNttttttttt GGGGCTTTGGCCAAAAGAAGGTCAAATTTTCAAGGGAATCAGTTTGCTTTGACAACTGAGGTTGCAAGAAGGGCTGTAGTTGCTCCAACTCGCCCTAGAGCTTTTTATCGTAGGGCACCCAACTGGAATAAGACAAG GGTTGATGCTCCACCGGTTCCAAGAAAGCCTTTTAATAATCGAACCTTTGTTCCCAAG GTAGCTGCACCGGCCCAGCCACAAACCAATGCCACGCTGAGACAGAGACCACAAACAAATGCTACGCAGAGACAGAGACCACAAACTCTGGACTCACTGTTTGCCAACATGAAGGAACAGAGGCTGAGGGTGTTGTCACAGCGACAGAATGGCGCCGCACAACAACGGAATGGTGGTCGCCAGCAAATACCTCCATGGCAAAGAGGCCGTTTTGGTAACTGA